A window of the Brassica oleracea var. oleracea cultivar TO1000 chromosome C1, BOL, whole genome shotgun sequence genome harbors these coding sequences:
- the LOC106305801 gene encoding bifunctional aspartokinase/homoserine dehydrogenase 2, chloroplastic, with protein sequence MATIQPSFAVSPASSNPIRFGCFAPQCFVRVSKPPCSRRRLVSTTSFQRKIGGGGGGLIRCELPDFHLSATATTVAGVSTENAVDRVQIPKGEMWSVHKFGGTCVGNSQRIRNVAEVIINDNSERKLVVVSAMSKVTDMMYDLIRKAQSRDDSYLSALEAVLEKHRLTARDLLDGDDLASFLSHLHDDISNLKAMLRAIYIAGHASESFSDFVAGHGELWSAQMLSYVVRKTGLECKWMDTRDVLIVNPTSSNQVDPDFGESEKRLDKWFSLNPSKIIIATGFIASTPQNIPTTLKRDGSDFSAAIIGAILRARQVTIWTDVDGVYSADPRKVNEAVILKTLSYQEAWEMSYFGANVLHPRTIIPVMRYNIPIVIRNIFNLSAPGTIICQPPEDDCDLKLTTPVKGFATIDNLALINVEGTGMAGVPGTASDIFGAVKDVGANVIMISQASSEHSICFAVPEKEVNAVSEALRSRFSEALKAGRLSQIEVIPNCSILAAVGQKMASTPGVSCTLFSALAKANINVRAISQGCSEYNVTVVIKREDSVKALRAVHSRFFLSRTTLAVGIIGPGLIGATLLDQLRDQAGVLKEEFNIDLRVLGITSSKTMLLSDIGIDLSRWRELLNEKGTEANLDKFTQQVHGNHFIPNTVLVDCTADSGIASNYYGWLRKGIHVITPNKKANSGPLDQYLKLRDLQRKSYTHYFYEATVGAGLPIISTLRGLLETGDKILRIEGICSGTLSYLFNNFVGDRSFSEVVAEAKKAGFTEPDPRDDLSGTDVARKVIILARESGLKLDLADLPIRSLVPEPLKGCASAEEFMEKLPQYDGDLAKERLEAENSGEVLRYVGVVDAVNQKGTVELRRYKKEHPFAQMAGSDNIIAFTTTRYKDHPLIVRGPGAGAQVTAGGIFSDMLRLASYLGAPS encoded by the exons ATGGCGACGATTCAGCCGTCATTTGCTGTTTCTCCGGCGAGTAGCAATCCGATTAGATTCGGGTGTTTCGCGCCGCAATGCTTCGTCCGCGTCTCGAAACCGCCTTGTTCCCGGCGGCGGCTCGTCTCCACTACGAGTTTCCAGCGGAAGATTGGCGGCGGCGGCGGCGGTTTGATTCGATGCGAACTTCCGGATTTTCATCTATCGGCTACAGCGACTACTG TGGCAGGTGTATCGACGGAGAACGCAGTGGACCGAGTTCAGATTCCGAAAGGTGAAATGTGGAGTGTTCACAAGTTTGGCGGGACGTGTGTTGGAAACTCTCAGAGGATCAGGAACGTTGCAGAGGTTATAATCAACGATAACTCGGAGAGGAAGCTGGTGGTTGTTTCGGCGATGTCCAAGGTGACAGATATGATGTATGACTTAATCCGCAAGGCACAGTCACGTGATGACTCTTATTTATCTGCGTTGGAAGCTGTACTCGAAAAGCACCGGTTAACAGCACGTGACCTTCTCGATGGGGATGATCTCGCTAGCTTCTTGTCGCATTTGCATGATGATATTAGTAATCTTAAAGCAATGCTTCGTGCGATATACATAG CGGGCCATGCGTCAGAGTCGTTTTCAGACTTTGTTGCAGGACATGGGGAGCTTTGGTCTGCTCAGATGCTATCATATGTTGTCAGAAAG ACTGGTCTTGAGTGCAAGTGGATGGATACTAGAGACGTGCTTATTGTTAATCCTACCAGCTCTAATCAGGTGGATCCTGATTTTGGTGAATCCGAAAAGAGGCTCGATAAGTGGTTTTCCTTGAATCCGTCGAAGATAATTATTGCGACTGGGTTCATTGCTAGCACTCCACAAAACATTCCAACAACTTTGAAAAGAGATGGGAGTGATTTCTCTGCGGCTATAATCGGTGCTATTTTGAGGGCTCGTCAAGTAACAATTTGGACTGATGTTGATGGTGTATACAGCGCAGATCCTCGTAAAG TTAATGAGGCAGTGATTCTGAAGACACTTTCTTATCAAGAGGCCTGGGAAATG TCCTATTTTGGAGCAAATGTTTTACATCCTCGCACCATCATTCCTGTGATGCGATATAATATTCCAATTGTGATAAGAAATATCTTCAATCTCTCTGCACCGGGAACAATTATCTGCCAACCTCCTGAAGATGATTGTGACCTTAAACTGACAACTCCTGTCAAAGGTTTTGCAACCATTGACAATTTGGCGCTCATAAATGTTGAAGG TACTGGAATGGCTGGTGTACCTGGTACCGCGAGTGACATTTTTGGAGCTGTAAAAGATGTTGGAGCTAATGTGATTATGATATCACAG GCTAGCAGTGAGCATTCCATATGCTTTGCTGTGCCTGAGAAGGAAGTAAACGCTGTTTCGGAGGCACTGCGATCGAGATTTAGTGAAGCTTTAAAAGCTGGACGTCTTTCTCAG ATTGAAGTGATACCAAATTGTAGCATCTTAGCTGCAGTCGGCCAGAAAATGGCTAGCACACCTGGAGTTAGCTGTACACTTTTCAGTGCTCTGGCAAAG GCTAATATTAATGTCCGTGCTATATCTCAAGGTTGTTCGGAGTACAACGTTACTGTAGTTATCAAACGTGAGGATAGCGTAAAGGCATTGAGAGCCGTGCATTCGAGGTTTTTCTTGTCAAGAACGACATTAGCAGTGGGAATCATAGGACCAGGCTTGATTGGTGCGACATTACTTGATCAGCTGAGGGACCAG GCTGGTGTCCTGAAAGAAGAATTTAATATTGATCTACGAGTCTTGGGAATCACTAGTTCAAAAACTATGCTACTAAGTGATAT TGGAATTGATTTGTCACGGTGGAGAGAACTTCTAAACGAGAAGGGCACAGAGGCCAATCTGGACAAATTCACTCAACAAGTGCATGGAAATCACTTTATCCCCAACACTGTACTGGTTGATTGTACTGCAGACTCTGGCATTGCAAGCAATTACTATGGTTGGTTACGGAAGGGAATCCACGTCATTACCCCAAATAAAAAAGCAAACTCTGGTCCCCTTGATCAG TACTTGAAGTTGAGAGATCTTCAAAGGAAATCCTACACTCATTACTTCTACGAAGCTACTGTTGGAGCTGGTCTTCCAATTATCAGCACTTTACGTGGTCTCCTTGAGACAGGAGACAAGATACTACGCATAGAAGGCATTTGCAG TGGAACTTTGAGTTATCTATTCAACAACTTTGTTGGAGATCGAAGTTTCAGCGAGGTTGTGGCTGAAGCAAAGAAGGCAGGTTTCACTGAGCCTGATCCAAGAGATGATTTATCTGGAACTGATGTTGCAAGAAAG GTGATAATTCTCGCTCGAGAATCTGGATTGAAACTGGACCTCGCTGATCTTCCCATTAGAAGTCTCGTCCCAGAACCACTTAAA GGATGCGCTTCCGCTGAAGAATTCATGGAGAAACTCCCACAGTACGACGGAGACCTAGCAAAAGAAAGACTAGAAGCTGAGAACTCCGGGGAA GTCCTGAGATACGTTGGAGTGGTGGACGCAGTAAACCAAAAGGGAACAGTGGAGCTACGAAGATACAAGAAAGAGCATCCATTTGCACAGATGGCAGGTTCAGACAATATAATAGCATTCACAACGACAAGATACAAGGATCATCCATTGATTGTCCGAGGACCTGGTGCTGGTGCTCAAGTCACGGCTGGTGGTATATTCAGCGACATGTTAAGGCTCGCATCGTATCTAGGTGCACCGTCTTAA
- the LOC106330567 gene encoding uncharacterized protein LOC106330567 has product MGDVKEESAMSKDARPSSVKFLMLSSSNYTVWSMRMKIALKVCKVWETIDPGNKYEEKNNMAIAFLFQSIPEALILQLGDIDTAKGVWDAIKTRHVGADRVKEARLQNLMAEFDRLKMKDGDTIDTFVGRLSEISSKSASLGEMIEEPKLVKKFLKSLPRKKYIHIVASLEQVLDLNTTTFEDMVGRLKAYEERICEEEDEQSDEQGKLMYANSEGQQTGYGNSSGARGRGRGGRSGWRGRGRGRYGNFHSQRDAYKTGQGRDLSHITCFNCDKQGHYASECPDKQGLKLQETVEAKIEETQEADELMMHEVVYLNEKKVNPSVFDTNLDARNVWYLDNGASNHMSGNRMFFVKSAVWR; this is encoded by the coding sequence ATGGGCGATGTGAAGGAAGAATCCGCGATGAGTAAAGATGCTAGACCCTCCTCTGTCAAATTTCTGATGCTATCTTCTTCAAATTACACCGTATGGTCCATGAGAATGAAGATAGCACTTAAAGTTTGTAAAGTTTGGGAAACAATCGATCCTGGAAACAAATATGAAGAGAAAAACAATATGGCTATTGCGTTTCTGTTTCAGTCTATACCCGAAGCATTGATCCTACAATTAGGTGACATAGACACGGCTAAGGGAGTATGGGATGCAATAAAAACGCGTCATGTTGGAGCTGATAGAGTTAAAGAAGCTAGGTTACAAAACCTAATGGCAGAATTTGATAGATTAAAGATGAAAGATGGAGATACAATTGATACTTTTGTTGGGAGACTATCAGAGATCTCGTCAAAATCTGCTTCGTTGGGGGAGATGATAGAAGAACCTAAATTGGTAAAGAAGTTTTTGAAGAGCTTACCAAGGAAGAAGTACATTCATATAGTTGCTTCCCTTGAACAAGTTCTCGATCTAAACACAACGACGTTTGAGGATATGGTTGGGAGATTGAAAGCGTATGAAGAAAGAATTTGTGAGGAAGAAGATGAGCAGTCTGATGAACAAGGCAAACTAATGTATGCCAATTCTGAAGGTCAACAAACTGGTTACGGTAACTCTAGTGGAGCTAGAGGAAGAGGACGAGGAGGACGTTCTGGCTGGAGAGGAAGAGGTCGCGGCAGGTATGGGAACTTTCATAGCCAAAGAGATGCGTACAAGACAGGACAAGGACGTGATCTCTCCCACATCACATGTTTCAACTGTGATAAACAAGGGCACTACGCGTCTGAATGTCCTGATAAACAGGGACTTAAGCTTCAAGAGACAGTTGAAGCTAAAATAGAGGAAACACAAGAGGCTGACGAGTTAATGATGCATGAGGTTGTCTATCTCAATGAAAAGAAAGTCAATCCAAGCGTGTTTGATACTAACCTTGATGCTAGGAACGTATGGTATCTAGATAATGGAGCTAGTAACCATATGAGCGGTAACAGGATGTTCTTTGTTAAAAGTGCGGTTTGGAGATGA
- the LOC106305811 gene encoding chitotriosidase-1-like isoform X2, whose product MSSTKPISLLVSITFFFSLLLSSSSAQSVVKASYWFPGSEYPVTDIDSSLFTHLFCAFADLNAQTNQVTIASASQQNFSTFTQTVQRRNPSVKTLLSIGGGNASKTAFASMASNPTSRKSFIDSSIRLARSNGFHGLDLDWEYPSSATEMSNFGTLLREWRSAVAAEASSSGRQRLLLAAAVFYSNNHYSVLYPVQAVADSLDWVNLMAYDFYGPGWSKVTGPPAALYDPSNAVLGFPYYGYAWGLSNANSHSYYAATTGAAVTISGAAIPEDGSIRYGLIRKFIVDNGATPVYNSSVVGDYCYAGTTWIGYDDNQSIVTKVRYAKQRGLLGYFSWHVGADDNSGLSRAATRAWDAAATTRTIQKN is encoded by the exons ATGTCTTCCACAAAACCCATATCACTCCTTGTCTCCATCACTTTCTTCTTCTCTCTCCTCCTCAGTTCATCCTCCGCCCAGTCCGTCGTCAAAGCTTCATACTGGTTCCCAGGGAGTGAGTATCCCGTCACCGACATTGACTCATCTCTCTTCACTCACCTCTTCTGCGCCTTTGCTGACCTCAACGCTCAAACCAATCAAGTCACCATCGCCTCCGCGAGCCAGCAGAATTTCTCCACTTTCACTCAAACCGTACAACGGCGAAACCCTTCTGTGAAAACCCTTTTGTCCATCGGCGGTGGAAACGCTAGTAAAACCGCGTTTGCGTCCATGGCAAGTAACCCCACTTCTAGAAAATCGTTCATTGATTCTTCGATAAGACTTGCGAGATCGAACGGCTTCCACGGTCTTGACCTAGACTGGGAGTATCCGAGCAGTGCTACGGAGATGAGCAACTTCGGGACGCTGCTTCGAGAATGGCGATCAGCGGTTGCAGCAGAGGCAAGTAGCAGTGGTAGACAGCGTTTGCTTTTGGCGGCTGCGGTTTTTTATTCCAACAACCACTATTCGGTACTGTACCCGGTTCAAGCCGTTGCCGACAGTCTGGATTGGGTTAATCTTATGGCCTATGATTTTTATGGACCGGGTTGGTCTAAAGTAACCGGTCCACCTGCCGCTTTGTATGACCCTTCAAACGCAG TCTTGGGATTTCCATACTACGGCTACGCATGGGGCCTCTCAAACGCCAACAGTCACAGCTATTACGCGGCTACAACCGGAGCGGCTGTGACTATAAGCGGAGCGGCTATACCAGAGGACGGTTCGATCAGATACGGTCTGATAAGGAAGTTTATAGTGGATAACGGAGCAACACCGGTTTATAACTCCTCGGTGGTCGGAGATTACTGTTACGCAGGGACGACTTGGATTGGGTACGATGATAATCAGAGTATCGTGACGAAAGTGAGATACGCTAAGCAGAGAGGTTTGCTTGGTTACTTCTCTTGGCATGTTGGAGCCGACGATAATTCTGGTCTATCTCGTGCAG CGACACGTGCATGGGATGCTGCGGCAACCACCAGAACTATACAGAAGAATTAA
- the LOC106305811 gene encoding chitotriosidase-1-like isoform X1 produces the protein MSSTKPISLLVSITFFFSLLLSSSSAQSVVKASYWFPGSEYPVTDIDSSLFTHLFCAFADLNAQTNQVTIASASQQNFSTFTQTVQRRNPSVKTLLSIGGGNASKTAFASMASNPTSRKSFIDSSIRLARSNGFHGLDLDWEYPSSATEMSNFGTLLREWRSAVAAEASSSGRQRLLLAAAVFYSNNHYSVLYPVQAVADSLDWVNLMAYDFYGPGWSKVTGPPAALYDPSNAGPSGDAGVRSWTQAGLPAKKAVLGFPYYGYAWGLSNANSHSYYAATTGAAVTISGAAIPEDGSIRYGLIRKFIVDNGATPVYNSSVVGDYCYAGTTWIGYDDNQSIVTKVRYAKQRGLLGYFSWHVGADDNSGLSRAATRAWDAAATTRTIQKN, from the exons ATGTCTTCCACAAAACCCATATCACTCCTTGTCTCCATCACTTTCTTCTTCTCTCTCCTCCTCAGTTCATCCTCCGCCCAGTCCGTCGTCAAAGCTTCATACTGGTTCCCAGGGAGTGAGTATCCCGTCACCGACATTGACTCATCTCTCTTCACTCACCTCTTCTGCGCCTTTGCTGACCTCAACGCTCAAACCAATCAAGTCACCATCGCCTCCGCGAGCCAGCAGAATTTCTCCACTTTCACTCAAACCGTACAACGGCGAAACCCTTCTGTGAAAACCCTTTTGTCCATCGGCGGTGGAAACGCTAGTAAAACCGCGTTTGCGTCCATGGCAAGTAACCCCACTTCTAGAAAATCGTTCATTGATTCTTCGATAAGACTTGCGAGATCGAACGGCTTCCACGGTCTTGACCTAGACTGGGAGTATCCGAGCAGTGCTACGGAGATGAGCAACTTCGGGACGCTGCTTCGAGAATGGCGATCAGCGGTTGCAGCAGAGGCAAGTAGCAGTGGTAGACAGCGTTTGCTTTTGGCGGCTGCGGTTTTTTATTCCAACAACCACTATTCGGTACTGTACCCGGTTCAAGCCGTTGCCGACAGTCTGGATTGGGTTAATCTTATGGCCTATGATTTTTATGGACCGGGTTGGTCTAAAGTAACCGGTCCACCTGCCGCTTTGTATGACCCTTCAAACGCAG GTCCAAGCGGCGACGCTGGAGTGAGATCATGGACACAAGCTGGCCTCCCTGCGAAGAAAGCAGTCTTGGGATTTCCATACTACGGCTACGCATGGGGCCTCTCAAACGCCAACAGTCACAGCTATTACGCGGCTACAACCGGAGCGGCTGTGACTATAAGCGGAGCGGCTATACCAGAGGACGGTTCGATCAGATACGGTCTGATAAGGAAGTTTATAGTGGATAACGGAGCAACACCGGTTTATAACTCCTCGGTGGTCGGAGATTACTGTTACGCAGGGACGACTTGGATTGGGTACGATGATAATCAGAGTATCGTGACGAAAGTGAGATACGCTAAGCAGAGAGGTTTGCTTGGTTACTTCTCTTGGCATGTTGGAGCCGACGATAATTCTGGTCTATCTCGTGCAG CGACACGTGCATGGGATGCTGCGGCAACCACCAGAACTATACAGAAGAATTAA
- the LOC106305827 gene encoding bifunctional aspartokinase/homoserine dehydrogenase 2, chloroplastic-like, whose translation MEKLPQYDGDLAKERLEAENSGEVLRYVGVVDTVNQKGTVELRRYKKDHPFAQMAGSDNIIAFTTTRYKDHPLIVRGPGAGAQVTAGGIFSDMLRLASYLVAPS comes from the exons ATGGAGAAACTCCCACAGTACGACGGAGACCTGGCAAAAGAAAGGCTAGAAGCTGAGAACTCCGGGGAA GTCCTGAGATACGTTGGAGTGGTGGACACAGTAAACCAAAAGGGAACAGTGGAGCTACGAAGATACAAGAAAGATCATCCATTTGCACAGATGGCAGGTTCAGACAATATAATAGCATTCACAACGACAAGATACAAGGATCATCCATTGATTGTCCGAGGACCTGGTGCTGGTGCTCAAGTCACGGCTGGTGGTATATTCAGCGACATGTTAAGGCTCGCATCGTATCTAGTTGCACCGTCTTAA
- the LOC106325036 gene encoding chitotriosidase-1-like codes for MSSTKPISLLVSITFFFSLLLSSSSAQSVVKASYWFPGSEYPVTDIDSSLFTHLFCAFADLNAQTNQVTIASASQQKFSTFTQTVQRRNPSVKTLLSIGGGAADKTAFASMASNPTSRKSFIDSSIRLARSNGFHGLDLDWEYPSSATEMSNFGTLLREWRSAVVAEASSSGRQRLLLAAAVFYSNNYYSVLYPVQAVADSLDWVNLMAYDFYGPGWSKVTGPPAALYDPSNAGPSGDAGVRSWTQAGLQAKKAVLGFPYYGYAWRLSNANSHSYYAPTTGAAISADGSIGYGQIRKFIVDNRATTVYNSSVVGDYCYAGTTWIGYDDNQSIVTKVRYAKQRGLLGYFSWHVGADDNSGLSRAASRAWDAAATTRTIQEY; via the exons ATGTCTTCCACAAAACCCATATCACTCCTTGTCTCCATCACTTTCTTCTTCTCTCTCCTCCTCAGTTCATCCTCAGCCCAGTCCGTCGTCAAAGCTTCCTACTGGTTCCCAGGGAGTGAGTATCCCGTCACCGACATTGACTCATCTCTCTTCACTCACCTCTTCTGCGCATTCGCTGATCTCAACGCTCAAACCAATCAAGTCACCATCGCCTCCGCGAGCCAACAGAAGTTCTCCACTTTCACTCAAACCGTCCAACGGCGAAACCCTTCTGTGAAAACCCTCTTGTCCATCGGCGGTGGAGCCGCTGATAAAACCGCGTTTGCGTCCATGGCAAGTAACCCCACTTCTCGAAAATCGTTCATTGATTCTTCGATAAGACTTGCGAGATCGAATGGCTTCCACGGTCTTGACCTAGACTGGGAGTATCCGAGCAGTGCTACGGAGATGAGCAACTTCGGGACGCTGCTTCGAGAATGGCGATCAGCGGTTGTAGCAGAAGCTAGTAGCAGTGGTAGACAGCGTTTGCTTTTGGCGGCTGCGGTTTTCTACTCCAACAATTACTATTCGGTACTGTACCCGGTTCAAGCCGTTGCCGACAGTCTGGATTGGGTTAATCTTATGGCCTATGATTTTTATGGACCGGGTTGGTCTAAAGTAACCGGTCCACCTGCCGCTTTGTATGACCCTTCAAACGCAG GTCCAAGTGGCGACGCTGGAGTAAGATCATGGACACAAGCTGGACTTCAAGCGAAGAAAGCAGTCTTGGGATTTCCATACTACGGCTACGCATGGCGTCTCTCAAACGCAAACAGTCACAGCTACTACGCGCCTACAACCGGAGCTGCGATATCAGCGGACGGTTCTATCGGATACGGTCAGATAAGGAAGTTCATAGTTGATAACAGAGCAACAACGGTTTATAACTCCTCGGTGGTCGGAGATTACTGTTACGCAGGGACGACTTGGATTGGATACGATGATAATCAGAGTATCGTGACGAAAGTTAGATACGCTAAGCAGAGAGGTTTGCTTGGTTACTTCTCTTGGCATGTTGGAGCTGACGATAATTCTGGTCTATCTCGTGCAG CGTCACGTGCATGGGATGCTGCGGCAACCACCAGAACTATACAGGAGTATTAA
- the LOC106327195 gene encoding receptor-like protein 12, producing the protein MMHSCSQRRRMIRSLCLIFSLCNSVLVFASHAKHLCRPDQKEALWEFKSEFYVHGFHSDGTPVDKKTERWKKNIDCCSWDGISCDPKTGKVVELDLTDSFLNGPLRSNSSLFRLQHLHILNLGSNNLSGILPDSISNLKYLRGLSLSGCSFYGQIPSSLGNLSFLTNLDLSHNDFIGELPDSMGNLKQLTDLGLDHNKISGDFPHVLLNMSELTQIDIGSNQFEGMLPDNMSSLSKLVYFDINENSFYGSIPPSLFMIPSLIQLYMGRNSFSGPLEIGNISSLSTLGFLALGENNFNGPIPRFISKLVGLWYLDLALWNTEKGKVDFSIFLHLKSLTFLDLSYINTRSRVDLSLFSDLMSLGYLDLSGINLKVSPTLHLLSPIEILTLSSCNIAEFPKFLETQTSLSYLDISANQIKGQVPKWLWRLPLLRYVNISQNSFTGFEESAGIIQRSEILLLDISSNTFQDPFPLLPNSTKFFLGSNNQFSGEIPKTICKLASLDTLVLSDNNFSGSIPRCFENFSTKLSVMHLRNNSLSGTFPEESIGDHLKSLDLGGNRLSGVLPKSLINCTRLEFLNVENNMINDTFPFWLRLLTNLQVLVLRSNEFHGPI; encoded by the coding sequence ATGATGCATTCTTGTAGCCAAAGGAGGAGGATGATACGGAGCTTGTGTTTAATCTTCTCTCTTTGTAACTCCGTACTTGTTTTTGCTTCTCACGCTAAGCACTTGTGCCGTCCAGACCAGAAAGAGGCTCTGTGGGAGTTCAAGAGCGAGTTCTACGTCCACGGGTTCCACTCTGATGGTACGCCAGTTGATAAGAAGACAGAGAGATGGAAGAAAAACATTGATTGCTGTTCTTGGGATGGTATCTCGTGTGATCCTAAGACGGGTAAAGTCGTTGAGTTAGACCTCACGGACAGTTTTCTCAACGGCCCTCTGAGATCTAATAGTAGCCTCTTCAGACTACAACATCTTCATATTCTGAATCTTGGCTCAAATAATCTTTCAGGTATTCTCCCTGATTCCATCAGCAACCTCAAATATTTGAGGGGTTTAAGTCTTAGTGGTTGCAGTTTCTATGGACAGATTCCTTCTTCACTCGGAAATCTTTCTTTTCTCACCAATCTTGATCTTTCTCATAATGATTTCATCGGTGAACTACCTGATTCAATGGGTAACCTAAAGCAGCTAACAGATCTGGGACTTGACCATAACAAGATCAGTGGAGACTTTCCCCACGTGCTACTCAATATGAGCGAGCTCACTCAGATCGACATTGGCTCTAACCAGTTCGAAGGTATGCTCCCAGATAACATGAGTAGTCTCTCCAAACTGGTCTATTTTGATATAAATGAAAATTCATTTTATGGATCTATTCCGCCATCTCTCTTCATGATCCCTTCATTGATTCAACTTTACATGGGAAGAAACAGCTTCAGTGGTCCTCTTGAGATTGGGAATATCTCTTCACTATCTACGCTTGGTTTTTTAGCACTTGGAGAAAACAATTTCAATGGACCAATCCCAAGATTTATATCAAAGCTAGTTGGCCTCTGGTATCTTGACCTCGCATTATGGAACACGGAGAAGGGAAAGGTTGATTTCAGCATCTTCTTGCACCTCAAGTCACTTACGTTCCTTGACCTCTCTTATATAAATACAAGAAGCAGAGTTGACTTGAGTCTTTTCTCAGATCTCATGTCACTTGGTTATCTGGATCTTTCAGGGATTAATTTGAAGGTCAGTCCAACTCTCCACCTTCTCTCACCCATAGAAATATTGACTTTATCATCTTGCAACATTGCTGAGTTCCCCAAATTTCTAGAAACGCAAACGAGTTTGTCATATTTAGACATTTCTGCCAATCAAATCAAAGGTCAAGTACCAAAGTGGTTATGGAGACTCCCGCTGCTGAGGTATGTAAACATTTCTCAGAATTCATTCACTGGTTTTGAAGAATCAGCGGGTATAATTCAACGAAGTGAAATACTACTTCTTGATATAAGTTCAAACACATTCCAAGATCCTTTTCCTTTGTTACCAAACTCTACAAAGTTCTTTTTAGGCTCCAACAATCAGTTTTCAGGAGAGATCCCTAAGACAATATGCAAGTTGGCTTCTCTTGATACACTTGTTTTATCTGATAACAACTTCAGTGGTTCCATTCCCCGGTGTTTTGAGAATTTCAGTACCAAGCTTTCAGTCATGCATCTTCGGAACAACAGTCTATCTGGTACTTTTCCGGAGGAATCTATCGGTGATCACTTGAAATCACTTGATCTTGGTGGTAACCGCTTATCAGGAGTACTTCCCAAGTCTCTGATCAACTGCACCCGCCTCGAGTTTCTGAATGTGGAAAACAACATGATTAATGACACGTTTCCATTCTGGTTGAGACTTCTTACCAACCTACAAGTTCTTGTCCTTCGTTCTAACGAGTTCCATGGGCCCATTTAA